In Sporosarcina psychrophila, a genomic segment contains:
- a CDS encoding CtsR family transcriptional regulator: MRNISDIIEGYLKAIIEEGQCGTIEIKRNEVAEKFQCVPSQINYVIKTRFTAERGYAVESKRGGGGYIRIFRVQANSRKELIEHILGGIQSGASYTMALDVVYRLIEEEVITERESKLILAAVDRRTIHQPLPDRDIMRARILQAMLLTLIYEQRN; the protein is encoded by the coding sequence ATGAGAAACATTTCCGACATTATTGAAGGATATTTGAAAGCAATAATCGAAGAGGGACAGTGTGGAACCATCGAAATTAAGCGCAATGAAGTCGCTGAAAAGTTCCAGTGCGTTCCGTCTCAAATCAATTACGTTATTAAGACCCGCTTCACGGCGGAGCGTGGTTATGCGGTTGAATCGAAGCGTGGAGGCGGTGGCTACATACGTATTTTCCGCGTTCAGGCGAATTCCCGTAAAGAATTGATAGAACATATTTTAGGCGGTATCCAATCGGGAGCCTCTTATACGATGGCTTTAGATGTCGTTTACAGACTAATTGAAGAAGAAGTCATAACGGAGCGCGAATCAAAGCTCATTCTTGCTGCGGTTGATAGAAGAACTATCCATCAGCCACTTCCAGACCGCGATATCATGCGTGCACGCATTTTACAAGCAATGCTCTTGACGCTTATTTACGAACAGCGTAACTAA